The Kogia breviceps isolate mKogBre1 chromosome 4, mKogBre1 haplotype 1, whole genome shotgun sequence genome window below encodes:
- the CCL28 gene encoding C-C motif chemokine 28: MQRTGLALVALAAWVALRPLEAILPIASSCCTEVSHHISRRLLERVTTCSIQRADGDCDLAAIILHIKRRRICVSPHNQVIKQWMKEQAAAKKDAKGNICRKKKHHSRRNSKGAYQGRHQTHGHKTPY; this comes from the exons ATGCAGCGGACAGGACTCGCTCTCGTGGCCTTGGCTGCCTGGGTGGCTCTTCGCCCCTTGGAAG CCATACTTCCCATTGCCTCCAGCTGCTGCACTGAGGTTTCACATCATATTTCCAGAAGGCTTCTGGAAAGAGTGACTACGTGTAGCATTCAGAGAGCTGACGGGGATTGTGACTTGGCTGCTATCAT CCTTCACATCAAGCGCCGAAGAATCTGTGTCAGCCCACACAATCAAGTTATTAAGCAGTGGATGAAAGAACAAGCAGCAGCCAAAAAAGATGCTAAAGGCAACATTTGCCGTAAGAAGAAACACCACAGCAGGAGGAACAGTAAAGGGGCATATCAGGGGAGGCATCAAACACATGGCCATAAAACTCCTTATTAG